Proteins from a single region of Paraglaciecola sp. T6c:
- the tusD gene encoding sulfurtransferase complex subunit TusD, protein MASFCLLVTHAPFEQQHAFTAYRFACSVLALGHEIKGVFFYQAGVQNANGYQAGHSDEFNVHQAWIELGTQHRIPLNVCVTAANRRGVINAQDAKDNDQHGFNLTEPFIEVGLGDLVELCQVSDKVIQF, encoded by the coding sequence ATGGCAAGCTTTTGTTTATTGGTTACCCACGCTCCGTTTGAGCAACAACATGCATTTACTGCTTATCGCTTTGCGTGCAGTGTGCTGGCTCTAGGACACGAAATAAAAGGCGTTTTCTTTTATCAAGCGGGCGTACAGAATGCCAATGGCTATCAGGCGGGTCATAGTGATGAATTTAACGTGCATCAAGCGTGGATAGAGTTAGGTACACAACATCGCATACCGTTAAATGTATGCGTCACCGCGGCTAACCGCCGAGGCGTCATTAACGCGCAAGATGCCAAAGATAACGACCAGCACGGGTTTAACCTAACCGAGCCTTTTATCGAAGTAGGTTTGGGTGATTTAGTTGAGCTATGCCAAGTCAGTGATAAGGTGATACAGTTTTGA
- the pgsA gene encoding CDP-diacylglycerol--glycerol-3-phosphate 3-phosphatidyltransferase, whose product MWTIPNIITVLRVLLIPIFVAVYFLDWQWAHQAAAFVFWFAAITDWFDGYLARKLQQSTAFGAFLDPVADKLIVATALVLITHTYATIWITIPAILLLAREIYISALREWMGQKGMQDTVKVSFMGKAKTMAQMLALIGLLSELQYFMGIPIYWVTLGYILLYFAAVLSFWSMISYTLAAWPSLSKSEKK is encoded by the coding sequence ATGTGGACTATCCCTAATATCATCACAGTGCTCCGGGTTTTACTGATACCGATTTTTGTCGCTGTGTATTTTCTTGATTGGCAGTGGGCGCATCAAGCCGCTGCATTTGTTTTTTGGTTCGCAGCCATCACCGATTGGTTTGACGGCTACTTAGCCCGTAAATTGCAACAGTCTACCGCATTTGGTGCTTTTTTAGACCCAGTGGCTGACAAGCTCATTGTCGCAACGGCCCTCGTGTTAATTACCCACACCTACGCCACCATCTGGATAACCATTCCAGCGATTTTACTATTAGCCCGAGAAATATATATTTCAGCACTACGCGAATGGATGGGCCAAAAAGGGATGCAAGATACCGTCAAAGTTTCGTTTATGGGTAAAGCGAAAACGATGGCACAAATGTTAGCCTTGATAGGTTTACTCTCGGAATTGCAGTATTTTATGGGAATTCCCATTTATTGGGTCACCCTGGGTTACATATTATTGTACTTCGCGGCGGTTTTATCTTTCTGGTCGATGATTTCTTACACACTTGCAGCATGGCCTTCATTATCAAAATCAGAGAAGAAATAG
- the serS gene encoding serine--tRNA ligase, whose protein sequence is MLDAKYLRNDINIAAQKLEKRGYTLDVAQFTALEEKRKSLQMRTQELQNERNVRSKSIGKAKASGQDIEPLLAQVGQLGDELNAAKAELTGLLDEIQTLTLNIPNLPDDSVPEGKDEDENVEVSRWGTPREFDFEVKDHVDLGAGVANGLDFETATKLTGSRFVVMRGQIARLNRAIAQFMLDLHTEQHGYQEMYVPYLVNEESMLGTGQFPKFVGDAFHTKPATEEGQGLSLIPTSEVPLTNIARDCIFAANELPIKMTAHTPCFRSEAGSYGRDTRGLIRQHQFDKVEMVQLVEADKSFEALDELTGNAEKVLQLLELPYRKMLLCTGDMGFGACKTFDLEVWLPAQDTYREISSCSNMLDFQARRMQARYRDPQTNKTELLHTLNGSGLAVGRTLVAILENYQQADGSITIPEVLQPYMNGVTVIGAVK, encoded by the coding sequence ATGTTAGATGCTAAGTATTTACGTAACGATATAAACATTGCGGCGCAAAAACTCGAAAAACGAGGTTACACCCTTGATGTTGCTCAGTTCACAGCACTAGAGGAAAAGCGCAAATCTTTACAGATGCGCACTCAAGAACTACAAAATGAACGCAATGTACGCTCCAAGTCTATCGGTAAAGCGAAAGCATCAGGTCAAGATATTGAGCCTTTGCTTGCACAAGTCGGCCAACTTGGTGATGAGCTTAATGCGGCCAAAGCCGAACTGACAGGCTTGCTAGATGAAATTCAGACGCTGACTTTGAATATTCCTAACTTGCCTGACGACAGTGTGCCTGAAGGCAAAGATGAAGACGAGAATGTAGAAGTGTCTCGTTGGGGCACGCCTCGGGAGTTTGATTTTGAAGTCAAAGATCACGTTGATTTAGGTGCTGGTGTCGCCAACGGTTTAGATTTTGAAACCGCCACTAAGTTAACCGGCTCTCGTTTTGTGGTGATGCGTGGCCAAATAGCGCGTTTAAACCGAGCCATTGCTCAGTTCATGCTTGATTTACACACAGAGCAGCATGGTTATCAAGAAATGTACGTGCCGTATTTAGTGAACGAAGAAAGCATGTTAGGTACAGGTCAATTTCCTAAGTTTGTAGGGGATGCTTTTCACACCAAACCCGCAACCGAAGAAGGTCAAGGCTTGTCCTTGATACCCACGTCAGAAGTGCCGTTAACCAATATTGCACGTGACTGTATTTTTGCAGCCAATGAATTACCGATTAAAATGACGGCGCATACTCCTTGCTTTAGAAGTGAAGCGGGGTCATATGGTCGTGATACTCGTGGTCTTATTCGTCAGCATCAATTCGATAAAGTGGAGATGGTGCAATTGGTCGAAGCGGACAAATCATTCGAAGCTCTAGACGAATTAACTGGCAACGCTGAAAAAGTACTTCAGTTGCTTGAATTGCCCTACCGTAAGATGTTGTTGTGTACCGGCGATATGGGCTTTGGTGCATGCAAAACATTTGATTTAGAAGTGTGGTTACCCGCACAAGATACCTATCGTGAAATTTCGTCTTGCTCAAACATGCTTGATTTCCAAGCGCGTCGTATGCAAGCACGTTACCGCGACCCGCAAACGAATAAAACCGAGTTGCTACATACGCTAAATGGTTCAGGGTTGGCAGTAGGACGCACGCTAGTGGCCATTTTGGAAAACTACCAGCAAGCCGATGGCAGCATTACCATTCCTGAAGTGCTTCAGCCTTATATGAATGGTGTAACTGTGATTGGTGCCGTTAAATAG
- the tusC gene encoding sulfurtransferase complex subunit TusC yields MIMKTLGIINSTAPYGLSNGQESLDLALASANFGQEVTLFFVDDGVFQLLKSQQPSPEQGRHYSKTFPALTFYDIDDIYVCQQSLSERKLEVSDLCIEVTALPPEELNQQLAQLDQLMRF; encoded by the coding sequence TTGATTATGAAAACCTTAGGTATCATTAATAGTACCGCACCTTATGGTCTGTCTAACGGACAGGAAAGCTTGGACTTAGCGTTGGCCTCGGCCAATTTTGGACAAGAAGTGACGCTATTTTTTGTAGATGATGGCGTATTTCAATTGCTCAAATCCCAACAACCATCTCCTGAACAAGGTAGGCATTACAGCAAGACGTTTCCCGCTCTCACATTCTACGATATTGACGACATTTATGTTTGTCAGCAAAGTCTCAGCGAAAGGAAACTAGAGGTGTCAGACTTGTGCATAGAAGTCACCGCCCTGCCCCCAGAAGAGCTAAATCAGCAGCTAGCTCAGCTTGACCAATTGATGAGATTTTAA
- the uvrY gene encoding UvrY/SirA/GacA family response regulator transcription factor has translation MIKILLVDDHELVRTGIRRILEDVQGFVVVGEATTGEEAVKFCRKNAPDLVLMDMSMPGIGGLEATKQILRFSENTRVIVLSVHKENPIPAKVMRMGAFGYLTKDSDPKEMELAIRKVAAGQKYVSPDIAQQIAIGALDFSDGNPFESLSERELEITLMLTKGSKVPDIAKFLNISAKTVNTHRYRMFEKLNVSTDVELTHLALRHKLINSENL, from the coding sequence TTGATAAAAATATTGTTGGTTGATGACCATGAGTTGGTCAGAACCGGTATAAGACGTATTTTGGAAGATGTACAAGGTTTTGTCGTAGTTGGAGAAGCTACAACGGGTGAAGAGGCAGTCAAATTCTGCCGTAAAAATGCACCCGATTTGGTATTAATGGATATGAGTATGCCTGGCATTGGTGGATTGGAAGCGACCAAGCAAATCTTGCGTTTTAGTGAAAATACACGTGTTATCGTGTTATCGGTTCACAAAGAAAACCCCATTCCTGCGAAAGTGATGCGTATGGGAGCATTTGGTTATTTAACGAAAGACTCAGATCCTAAAGAGATGGAGTTGGCTATTCGTAAAGTAGCCGCTGGGCAAAAGTACGTTTCCCCTGATATCGCCCAGCAAATTGCAATAGGTGCGCTAGATTTCAGTGACGGCAACCCGTTTGAGTCTCTGTCAGAGCGCGAATTAGAGATCACGCTTATGCTGACCAAGGGTTCAAAAGTCCCAGACATTGCCAAGTTTTTAAATATCAGTGCGAAAACAGTGAACACCCATCGTTATCGTATGTTTGAAAAGCTCAATGTCAGTACGGATGTTGAGCTGACTCATTTGGCACTGCGCCATAAGTTGATTAATTCAGAAAATTTGTAA
- a CDS encoding TusE/DsrC/DsvC family sulfur relay protein codes for MSGYIEYKEQQIPIDKQGYLLNVDDWQPDLAPLLAEEESIELTDAHWEVVNFVRDFYLEYNTSPAMRALVKAMKVKFGEEKANSRYLFRLFKKGPAKQATKIAGLPKPAKCL; via the coding sequence GTGAGCGGTTATATAGAATACAAAGAGCAACAGATCCCAATAGACAAACAAGGCTATTTATTAAATGTGGACGACTGGCAACCAGATTTAGCACCCCTTTTAGCCGAAGAAGAGAGCATCGAGTTAACCGATGCCCATTGGGAAGTAGTCAACTTCGTACGCGATTTTTATTTAGAGTACAACACCAGCCCAGCTATGCGTGCCTTAGTCAAAGCCATGAAGGTAAAATTTGGTGAAGAAAAAGCCAACAGCCGTTATTTATTTAGGTTATTTAAAAAAGGTCCTGCTAAACAAGCCACAAAAATAGCCGGCCTGCCCAAACCCGCGAAATGTTTGTAG
- a CDS encoding DUF2938 family protein — MVGTATVLTPFLITQPGMGEGIAISRTPNPNLARAKVIELSIIQSLALVWIYQVWQRIIFMRCN, encoded by the coding sequence ATGGTTGGTACCGCTACGGTGTTAACCCCTTTTTTAATAACACAGCCGGGCATGGGTGAGGGTATTGCCATATCTCGCACACCAAATCCTAATTTAGCCAGAGCCAAAGTCATAGAGTTATCAATCATTCAATCTTTGGCCTTGGTTTGGATTTATCAGGTGTGGCAGCGCATCATTTTTATGCGCTGTAATTGA
- a CDS encoding protein adenylyltransferase SelO → MANQPIADVPKSVYTLKDLASLSDYSLLNTLNCDPDATVTGDDCAPRQVFSGHYVPVKPTPIANPIYVAHSETFFAELGFDDNLVHTEDFASLFTGDISNVPSPMRRVGWATGYALSIYGTEYVQQCPFGTGNGYGDGRAVSVLEAVINKKRWEMQLKGGGPTPYCRGGDGRAVLRSSVREFLVQEHMHGLGVPTSRSLCLFVSQSEQVRRPWYSEGSYATNPDMNVSNPVAISTRVAPSFLRVGQLELFARRARVNQYPNALKELEMIVLHLIAREYQNEIDHELAISEKVVQLALAFRDRLTTLISHWLRVGYCQGNFNSDNCACGGYTLDYGPFGFIELFDPYYQPWTGGGQHFSFFNQAAAAQTNFDMFCKALQPLLSEAPEALEELNQINLGFASVMQAKMETMWASKLGLASFDAQLFNQLITLMVQTSVDYTIFFRELSKIPGDIAGLSKSFYNAPTGELSEQWALWLQTWLSVVKVDQDIQKAAQMMQQVNPKYTWREWLVVPAYQQAGKGDFELVRELQQVLTQPFNEQSSEIENNYYSLKPQAFFDAGGVSHYSCSS, encoded by the coding sequence ATGGCTAACCAACCTATCGCTGATGTGCCTAAAAGTGTATACACACTTAAAGATTTGGCGTCTTTAAGTGATTACTCCTTACTTAATACGCTTAACTGTGATCCCGATGCCACCGTAACGGGCGATGATTGCGCACCAAGACAAGTGTTTTCTGGGCATTATGTGCCCGTTAAACCGACACCTATTGCTAACCCGATATACGTTGCCCATAGCGAAACATTCTTTGCTGAATTAGGGTTTGATGACAACCTAGTGCACACAGAGGATTTTGCTAGTTTATTTACCGGCGATATATCGAATGTTCCATCCCCTATGCGCCGAGTTGGGTGGGCCACAGGTTACGCGCTGTCTATTTACGGTACCGAATATGTTCAACAATGCCCATTTGGAACGGGCAATGGTTACGGCGATGGCCGAGCGGTTTCTGTGCTTGAAGCTGTGATCAACAAAAAGCGTTGGGAGATGCAGTTAAAAGGTGGGGGCCCCACACCTTACTGTCGTGGCGGAGATGGCAGAGCCGTGTTGCGCTCAAGTGTCAGGGAGTTTTTAGTTCAAGAGCATATGCATGGCTTGGGTGTGCCAACCTCTCGATCGTTATGTTTGTTTGTCTCGCAATCAGAACAGGTGAGACGTCCTTGGTATTCTGAAGGCTCTTATGCCACAAACCCAGATATGAACGTATCTAACCCTGTGGCGATTTCAACGCGTGTCGCCCCTTCGTTTTTAAGGGTGGGTCAACTTGAACTCTTTGCTCGTCGCGCTCGCGTTAATCAATATCCCAATGCGCTAAAAGAGCTAGAGATGATCGTGTTGCATTTGATTGCGCGCGAATATCAAAATGAGATTGATCACGAACTCGCCATTTCAGAGAAGGTCGTACAATTAGCCCTCGCATTCCGTGACCGATTAACCACGTTGATTAGCCACTGGCTACGCGTGGGTTACTGCCAAGGCAATTTTAATAGTGACAACTGTGCTTGTGGTGGTTATACGCTCGATTACGGTCCATTTGGTTTTATTGAGCTTTTTGATCCTTATTACCAACCATGGACGGGCGGGGGACAACATTTTTCGTTCTTCAACCAAGCGGCGGCAGCACAAACAAATTTCGACATGTTTTGTAAAGCCTTACAACCTCTGCTCTCGGAAGCGCCCGAAGCGCTTGAGGAATTGAATCAGATAAACCTTGGGTTCGCTTCAGTCATGCAAGCAAAAATGGAAACAATGTGGGCATCAAAACTTGGCTTGGCATCTTTTGACGCTCAGCTGTTTAATCAACTGATCACGTTAATGGTACAAACCTCTGTCGACTACACCATTTTCTTTCGTGAACTGTCCAAAATCCCAGGTGATATTGCAGGTTTAAGCAAAAGCTTCTACAACGCGCCAACAGGCGAGTTGTCTGAGCAATGGGCTTTGTGGCTGCAAACTTGGCTAAGTGTCGTAAAGGTTGATCAGGACATTCAAAAAGCTGCGCAAATGATGCAGCAAGTTAATCCTAAATATACTTGGCGAGAATGGTTAGTTGTGCCAGCTTACCAGCAAGCGGGAAAAGGTGACTTCGAACTTGTTCGTGAGTTGCAGCAGGTTTTAACGCAGCCCTTTAATGAGCAGTCGAGCGAGATTGAAAATAACTACTACAGCTTAAAACCTCAGGCGTTTTTTGATGCCGGTGGCGTGTCGCACTATAGTTGCTCTTCCTAA
- the uvrC gene encoding excinuclease ABC subunit UvrC, protein MSDTIEFDSKAFLKDLTNQPGVYRMYNHKQDVIYVGKAKNLKNRVSSYFRSQVDSIKTQSLVKQIAHMDVTVVHSEAEAFILENNFIKKYKPRYNVLLRDDKSYPFIFLSDHQHPRLANHRGPKKRKGEYFGPYPSAWAVRESLRTMQRIFPIRQCEDSYYRARSRPCLQYQLQRCAGPCVEGLVSDEDYQAQVDLARMFLKGKNKQVIDSLVQHMERASTDLRFEAAARYRDQISALNKVQEQQWVSGNQEEMDVFGFAYRNGIASIQGLFIRDNKLLGSKSFYPKVPAEATDEEVFQSFILQFYLAGNKVIPKQIVTPLELNEQGAIEELLTKEAGRRIQFYRGARDEKRRYLDLANTNAENALIAKQGQQKSVFARYTELEKILEFEQPIQRMECFDISHTSGQLTVASCVVFNREGPFKADYRRFNIEGITPGDDYAAMAQALARRYRDVKDDSKIPDILFIDGGKGQLTQAEDYFEDWKHEKKPLLIGVAKGSSRKAGLETLILAGNHATIPLSGDSIALHLIQHIRDESHRFAITGHRARRQKDKKTSKLESIPGVGAKRRQSLLKYMGGLQGILQASRSEIANVPGISAELADTIYDHIHN, encoded by the coding sequence ATGAGTGACACTATCGAGTTTGATTCTAAAGCGTTTCTCAAGGATCTCACTAATCAACCGGGCGTTTACCGCATGTACAATCACAAGCAGGATGTGATTTACGTGGGGAAGGCTAAAAATCTCAAAAATCGCGTATCTAGCTATTTTCGTAGTCAAGTTGATAGCATCAAGACTCAGTCTTTGGTGAAGCAAATTGCACACATGGATGTCACTGTCGTGCACAGTGAAGCGGAAGCTTTCATTCTTGAGAACAATTTTATCAAGAAATATAAGCCCCGCTATAACGTGCTGCTGCGAGATGATAAGTCTTATCCGTTTATCTTTTTATCAGACCACCAACATCCCCGCTTAGCCAATCATCGTGGCCCTAAAAAGCGCAAAGGTGAGTACTTTGGCCCGTATCCAAGTGCTTGGGCCGTGCGCGAAAGTTTGCGCACAATGCAGCGAATTTTTCCTATTCGCCAATGTGAAGACAGCTATTATCGGGCGCGTTCAAGACCCTGCTTACAATATCAACTGCAACGTTGCGCCGGACCATGTGTTGAAGGGCTAGTGAGTGATGAGGACTACCAAGCGCAAGTAGATTTAGCGCGCATGTTTCTTAAAGGTAAGAACAAGCAGGTAATTGACTCTTTGGTGCAGCATATGGAGCGCGCAAGCACGGATTTGCGCTTTGAAGCTGCAGCGCGCTATCGCGATCAGATAAGTGCGCTAAATAAAGTGCAAGAGCAACAGTGGGTCAGTGGTAACCAAGAAGAAATGGACGTGTTTGGTTTTGCTTACCGTAATGGCATTGCCAGTATTCAAGGCCTGTTTATTCGCGACAATAAACTGTTAGGCAGCAAAAGCTTCTACCCCAAAGTGCCTGCTGAGGCTACTGACGAGGAAGTGTTTCAGTCTTTTATCCTACAATTTTACTTAGCAGGCAACAAAGTTATCCCTAAGCAAATTGTTACGCCACTGGAATTAAACGAACAGGGCGCAATAGAAGAGTTATTGACCAAAGAAGCAGGGCGTCGTATTCAGTTTTATCGCGGTGCCAGAGATGAAAAGCGCCGCTATTTAGATTTAGCCAATACCAATGCCGAAAATGCATTGATTGCGAAGCAGGGCCAGCAAAAATCGGTATTTGCACGCTATACCGAATTAGAAAAAATACTTGAGTTTGAGCAACCCATTCAGCGCATGGAATGTTTTGATATCAGTCACACTTCGGGTCAGTTAACGGTGGCCTCATGCGTGGTATTCAATCGTGAAGGGCCGTTTAAAGCAGATTATCGCCGTTTTAATATTGAAGGCATTACCCCAGGGGATGACTATGCCGCTATGGCGCAAGCGTTAGCAAGGCGATATCGCGATGTAAAAGACGACAGTAAAATACCGGATATCCTATTCATCGATGGCGGTAAAGGTCAATTGACCCAAGCTGAGGACTACTTTGAAGATTGGAAACACGAGAAGAAACCTTTACTGATAGGTGTCGCGAAAGGCAGTAGCCGCAAGGCAGGATTGGAAACGCTTATTTTGGCTGGCAACCATGCTACTATCCCGTTATCTGGTGACTCCATCGCGCTGCACCTTATTCAGCATATTCGTGACGAGTCTCATCGATTTGCGATTACCGGGCACAGAGCGCGGCGTCAAAAGGACAAAAAGACCTCTAAGTTGGAATCCATTCCAGGCGTGGGGGCAAAGCGTCGTCAAAGTTTGTTGAAATATATGGGCGGTTTGCAGGGGATCTTGCAAGCCAGTCGCAGTGAAATCGCCAATGTGCCAGGGATCAGCGCAGAACTAGCGGATACGATTTATGACCATATCCACAATTAA
- a CDS encoding Bax inhibitor-1/YccA family protein, with protein MEHRTTYSNTAQGSALQTNKVLRNTYLLLAMTLTFSAVCAGIAAAMNIGPGAALGMNLAALVMIFFLNKASQSSMGILFVFAFTGLLGGSLGYTLNYYAGFQNGPEMIMQAFGATALVFFGLSGYVLTTKKDFSFMGGFLIVGLIVAVVASLANLFFQIPALSLAVSAAIVFIMSGFILFDTSRIINGGETNYIRATVSMYLNIYNLFTSILHLLGAFGGDD; from the coding sequence ATGGAACATCGTACTACGTATAGCAATACTGCTCAGGGTTCTGCCCTGCAAACTAACAAGGTCTTGCGCAATACGTACCTACTATTGGCAATGACTCTGACATTTAGCGCAGTGTGTGCTGGTATAGCTGCTGCAATGAATATCGGCCCAGGTGCTGCGTTAGGTATGAACCTTGCCGCATTGGTTATGATTTTCTTTTTAAATAAAGCATCACAAAGTTCAATGGGCATTTTATTCGTATTTGCCTTTACCGGTTTATTAGGTGGCTCTTTGGGTTACACCCTAAATTACTATGCTGGCTTCCAAAATGGTCCTGAAATGATTATGCAGGCCTTTGGCGCAACCGCGTTAGTGTTCTTTGGTTTATCCGGTTATGTTTTAACAACGAAGAAAGACTTCTCTTTCATGGGTGGTTTTTTAATCGTCGGCTTAATCGTGGCGGTTGTTGCGTCTCTAGCTAACCTATTTTTCCAAATCCCTGCGCTTAGCTTGGCCGTCAGTGCTGCTATCGTGTTTATTATGTCTGGCTTCATCTTGTTTGATACTAGCCGTATCATCAACGGTGGCGAAACCAACTATATTCGCGCGACAGTTTCAATGTACTTGAATATATATAACTTGTTCACATCGATCCTTCACCTACTAGGTGCTTTCGGTGGCGATGATTAA
- the tusB gene encoding sulfurtransferase complex subunit TusB produces MTLHIVSTSPFSSTVFESVFKRCNNGDGIMLIQDGAYALNHVDVSHQLRELSLSLGITCFVLEDDVVARANHLKSTGTNSKLIKSISMEGFVALTLGYKTTISW; encoded by the coding sequence ATGACACTGCATATTGTTAGCACCAGTCCTTTTAGCAGCACTGTATTTGAAAGTGTTTTTAAACGTTGCAATAACGGTGACGGGATCATGTTGATACAAGATGGCGCATACGCATTGAACCATGTGGATGTCAGTCATCAATTAAGAGAACTGAGCCTATCATTAGGCATTACCTGCTTTGTCCTAGAAGATGATGTGGTCGCCAGAGCAAATCATCTAAAATCTACAGGTACAAACTCTAAATTAATAAAATCTATCAGCATGGAAGGTTTTGTCGCACTAACGCTTGGCTACAAAACGACGATCAGTTGGTAA
- a CDS encoding S1 family peptidase, with amino-acid sequence MKKIMKWIALVLVLNAAASHADVTLRERAQSLRHNVVSVNAKMTNTNQQGFAWVIGERDEYLYLVTANHVIEGANPGDKLKALTVRFFRDGNTVHTAQVVAGDSKGLDLAVLKIAMPRRAPWLYAAADITAISPQSKVTYIGKAADWHVGEQFGQIERVNKSANNLYDVYAVGLELDVGTSGAPLIGERGIMGLIATHSSHQTGVVSLAKIKEIVTSRSLPWGLLPSVDAPYTLDGIWAARAPNIPDNIRLTFTPSDDTTHYDYTVEFPTSPRSNIGVAVVDGDEVRLWQSMPSAKTSHGTFKIHGPNDGDVTEGIVMDGFIADGDVGPTQVRMVKQKSGSDDNRAVAWMKANPSDFNRMFSQYLPAINAQKNGADDDEAFSALGEDEQLTVIGGMAQGMMLRAGLMRLAELGLTNIKLAIDGQCYSATGALTSTSEQQQVDALLKSLAEDANQQFGKRYEPCNLTQVTSAKETEVSSGEFDLSAELAQPKRILSGLAPDATLSIRGDCLLLEGKLPSPMHKMMLANMLKDLAETLSAKSKKTLNPCDQTTS; translated from the coding sequence ATGAAAAAGATAATGAAATGGATAGCGCTCGTACTCGTATTGAATGCGGCGGCATCACATGCGGATGTAACGTTACGAGAAAGAGCTCAATCGTTACGCCATAATGTCGTATCTGTTAACGCCAAAATGACAAATACTAACCAACAAGGCTTTGCATGGGTCATAGGTGAACGAGACGAATACCTGTATTTGGTGACAGCGAACCATGTTATAGAGGGCGCAAATCCAGGAGACAAATTGAAGGCATTAACGGTGCGCTTTTTCAGGGATGGAAACACAGTACACACTGCTCAAGTCGTTGCTGGGGACTCAAAAGGGCTCGACTTAGCGGTGTTGAAAATTGCCATGCCGCGTCGCGCCCCTTGGCTATACGCTGCGGCTGATATCACTGCTATTAGCCCGCAAAGTAAGGTCACTTATATTGGTAAAGCAGCTGATTGGCACGTGGGAGAGCAATTTGGCCAAATTGAACGTGTTAATAAATCCGCCAATAACCTCTACGATGTATATGCCGTAGGACTTGAATTGGATGTCGGTACCTCTGGAGCACCATTAATAGGCGAACGTGGCATCATGGGCTTAATAGCGACCCATTCATCACACCAAACCGGTGTCGTTTCACTCGCCAAAATTAAAGAAATTGTGACCAGTCGCAGCCTTCCTTGGGGGTTGCTCCCATCAGTCGATGCCCCTTACACGCTTGATGGAATATGGGCTGCAAGGGCACCAAATATTCCGGATAATATCCGCCTTACCTTCACTCCTTCAGACGATACGACGCATTACGACTACACAGTGGAATTTCCTACTAGCCCGCGAAGTAATATTGGTGTTGCCGTGGTTGACGGCGACGAGGTCAGATTATGGCAATCAATGCCATCTGCAAAAACCTCTCACGGAACATTCAAAATACATGGCCCGAATGACGGTGACGTAACCGAAGGTATAGTGATGGATGGATTTATTGCCGATGGCGATGTTGGGCCCACACAAGTGCGAATGGTCAAACAAAAGAGCGGAAGTGATGACAATAGAGCTGTCGCATGGATGAAAGCAAATCCAAGTGATTTCAACCGTATGTTCAGCCAATACCTACCGGCCATAAATGCACAAAAAAATGGAGCTGATGATGACGAAGCGTTCTCGGCGTTAGGGGAAGATGAACAGCTCACAGTAATAGGAGGAATGGCGCAAGGCATGATGTTAAGAGCAGGGTTAATGAGACTCGCTGAGCTGGGCTTAACCAACATTAAGCTCGCTATTGATGGTCAATGCTATTCTGCCACGGGGGCGTTAACGTCCACTTCTGAGCAACAGCAAGTTGATGCCTTGCTTAAATCGCTGGCAGAGGATGCTAACCAGCAATTTGGTAAGCGCTATGAGCCCTGTAACCTAACGCAAGTTACCAGCGCGAAAGAAACTGAGGTAAGCTCAGGAGAATTTGATTTAAGCGCTGAATTAGCTCAGCCTAAAAGAATACTCTCGGGATTAGCACCAGATGCAACCCTCAGTATTCGAGGGGACTGTTTGCTTTTAGAAGGTAAACTCCCCTCACCCATGCACAAAATGATGCTAGCGAATATGTTAAAAGACTTAGCGGAAACATTAAGCGCCAAATCAAAAAAAACGCTTAATCCCTGTGACCAAACGACCAGTTAG